The Peribacillus simplex genome contains the following window.
CTCCAGCGTTGTTGACTAGAATGTCCAAACCGCCGAATTCATCCACCGTTTTATTGACGACATCCTGGCAGAAGGCTTCATCACCGATATCCCCGGAAATGAGTAAACATTTCTGTCCTTCTTTTTCAATCAATTCTTTTGTCGTTTTAGCATCCTCGTGTTCATCCAAGTATGCAACTGTCACATTTGCTCCTTCTTTAGCGTAATAAATGGCAACAGATTTACCTATTCCGCTGTCTCCTCCTGTTATGATTGCGGTTTTCCCTTTTAATTTACCGCTTCCTTTGTAGGCAGATTTAACTGAATCAGGGTTTGGTTCCATTTTTGTTTCCACTCCAGGCTGATGCTGTTGATGTTGAGGTGGAAATCCTTGTTTGTTTTGATTTTGGTTTTGACTAGTCAAGATTAAAACGCCTCCTGTTTAAATATCTACACTATTTCTATTCCTTCTTTTTGGAAAAACAAAACATGTAAAAAATGGTTAAAATTGTCCTTGGGTATATTATTTAATGTTATAACTGAGGGGAACATGACTAGTCTTTCCATGTTCTATGAAGGAGATTCATTTGAGGGGAAAGAGGGTATTAACAAACAATAGAGGCAGCAGCTGCATATAAAAAAAGGCCTACCTGAGCAGGCGAGGCCTTATTACTACCGGTAATTTAAGAATTGTACATCAATGGACAGATCAGCGCCTCGTATCGCGGAAATAATTCCTTGCAGATCATCCCGGTTCTTGCCGGTAACCCGGATTTGATCATCCTGGATTTGGCTTTTCACTTTAAGACCGCTATTTTTAATGATGGTATTGATCTTTTTTGCTTGTTCCTTATCGATGCCTTGAATTAACTTGGCCCGTTGTCGGACGGTTCCACCAGAAGCACCTTCTAGCTTACCATAGTCCAGATTCTTGATCGGTACGTCACGTTTAATGAGTTTACCAATGAGGACATCCTTCAACTGGTCAAGCTTATATTCATCGTCTGACACTAAAACCAGGTCTTCTTTTTCAATGGTGATACTGCTTATGCTGCCTTTAAAATCATAGCGGGTCTTTATTTCCTTCATAGCCATGGTAACTGCATTCGTTACCTCTGAAAAGTCTACTTTCGAAACAATATCAAATGAATTTTCCTTTGCCATCACTTACCTCCAGCAGGGTTTATTTCCTTTATTATAGAGAAAGTGTGATAGGAAGACAACTATATAAATCATATGGTAAAGCGGTGACAGCCTATTAAAAAAGCAAGGGGACTAGCCCCGCGCTTCATTTATGGTCCGTTTTCTTCGAATAGGAATGCTTGCCTGCAGCGAGGTTTTCCTGAAATGCGCTATTTTTTTCAGCATTTATCGCTTGGTTATCTTTTGGCCTTTTATTGTTATCAGTTGTTTTTGACAAAGTGAAAACTCCCTTCCATTATCATGATCAATATATATTGTTCACAATAATGGAAGGGAGTATGTATGTTTATGATTTCTCAGGGGTATCGTTTAAGAAGAAGAGGGCAATTGTACCAGGACCGGCATGTGCACCGATGACGGAGCCAATTGTATGGATCATGAAATCGGTTGTCCCGAATTCATTTTGAATGGCTTCCTTCCATTCCAAGGCCGTTGCTTCATCATCACCATGACTGATGGCAATCGTTTGGGTTGTTAAATTTTTGCCTCTTTCATGCATTAATTCGATTACACGTTTAATCAATTTCTTTTTGCCGCGTATCTTTTCAAGCGGAACAAGCTTTCCGTCTTCAACATGCAATAACGGTTTAATGTTTAATAAACCGCCTACAAGGGCAGAGGTCTTGGAGATGCGACCGCCACGCGCCAAATATTCAAGATTATCTACAGTGAATAGATGCTCCATATGTCTGGTGCGTAATTCGATGTCAGCTAGGATTTCTTCTTTAGAGGCACCGTTTGCTGCTAGGTCGGCTGCTTTCTTTACAATTAAACCGACTCCCATCGAAGCGCATTTGGTATTGACGATTTCTATGTCAAGATCAGGGTATTCTTCCTTCACCTGATTAAGAATCATCACTGCCGTTTGATAAGTTCCTGATAGCTCAGAGGAAAAGGCTATATATATTCCTTGTTTTTTCTCCTTAGCAAATTGTGTGAAGAGTTCTATAAAGTATTCTGGAGAAGCTTGCGATGTTTTCGGGGCTTTTCCCTCAATCATTGCCTGATAGACTTCGTGAGAATTAATAGTAAGTAAATCTTCATAATTTCTCCCATCAAGATGGACTTGTAAAGGGATTAATGATACATTGTTTTCCTTATAGAAAGACAATGGCAAATCACATGCACTATCTGCAAGAATTGTGATAGCCATAATACACCTGCTTTCTTTTTACAATTTTTAGAAAATGAGTGACCACTCTACTTTTTAGTGTAGCACGTAACGGTAAAAATTCAATCTCTACGTAAATAGAATAAATAATTAAGGGTAAAAAGATAATAGGATAAGGGTGAAATGGAGGTTTTTAGGATGTACAGTGGTGAAATGAAGAAAATTATCATAGTTGTGGTCGGAGCATTACTAAATGCTATCGCGATGAACTTTTTTCTAATACCGGCAAACGTATATGCAAGCGGCTTTACAGGAGTGGCTCAGCTACTATCGAGGATGATAGGTTCTTTTGCACCTTTTGATGTATCGACAGGCATTCTATTGCTTTTATTGAACGTTCCAGTAACGATCATTGCTTGGCGAAAAGTTGGGAAGTCTTTTACCTTTTATAGTTTTCTCAGCGTTGTCTTGATGTCCTTTTTTATGGAAATCATTCCGATTACTCGCTGGTCACCTGACATATTATTGAATGCGGTGTTTGGCGGAGTCATAGCTGCAGTAGGTGTGGGAATCACCTTGAAGTACGGTGCATCGACTGGCGGAATGGACATTATCGCCATGCTTCTATCACGGAAGAAAGATAAACCTGTAGGTACTTATTTATTTCTGCTGAATGGCGTGATCATTGTTACGGCAGGCGCTGTTTATGGACCTGAAAAAGCTTTGTATACACTCGTTACCCTTTACACATCGACCCGTGTTGTTGACGCGATACATACTCGTCATGAAAAGCTTACAGCGATGATCATTACAAAGAAAAGCGAAGAACTTAAACAGGCAATCCACGCGCAGTTAGTCCGTGGAATTACAAGGATTCCGGCAAAAGGGGCGTTTACTAACGAAAATAAGGAAATGTTATTGATTGTCATTACAAGGTATGAACTTTATGACCTTGAAAAGATCATCAAGGAAGTGGATCCACACGCTTTCACAAACATAATGGAAACATCAGGCATCGTTGGTACCTTCCGCAGGGAATGAAATTAACAATTAAGGCCATTACACTACTTTTACAAAAGGAAAGTTTTCGGCGTTTTAAGTTTATTGCGTGTACAAATCGGCTAAATTTTATATTGAAGCGCAAAATTAAAACCTTATGACGGAGTGATAAAAATGGCTAACGTAGAAAAAATGAGAGACAAGAAGAAGGACGTAAAGGCGGGGAAGGACTATAAATCACTATGAGCCGGGAAATTGGACAAAAAGGCGGAAAGGAACAAAATAACAATTCACGTTTAACATAATGAAAGCCTCCAGGAATCCTGGAGGCTTTCACTTTATTTCGAGTGGTTTTCCAGGTCATCCTGGAGTTCTCGCAGTTGTTCTTTTTCGGCCTCGGTCGTATTGGCAAAGGCCGATGAAAGAGCGTTTTTAGCGACATCCTCAGTCTTATGCTGGTCACCATCATGCTCAGAGTGGAGAGCTTCTTCAACAAATTCTCTAGCTTTCTGGAATAATTTGTTTCCCATTAGAAGCCACCATAGCTTTGTTCAGACATAATTCTCAACCTGTCTTTTTCAGCTTCTTCAAACGTAGTGTGATAAGGGATTTTTTCGGCATGCCTGGCAACACTTTCTTTGCCCTGCTGTACAAATCGTTTAGATTTACTGCTTTTACCCATACTTATCTCCTCCGATTCTGAGCGTTGTCGACAACAGAAGGAAGCTGCTGTCCATATTAGTTTGAACTTGTAAGAGAGATATTATGAAGGTAAAAAATGTCGTTTTACGGTTTTATATTGAATTTTTCTTCGAGGAAGACGGCTATGCCATCTTCTTCATTCGTCAATGTAGTTGTATTTGCTACCGTTTTTACTGGTGAGATTGCATTCCCCATAGCAACCCCGGTTCCCGCGTAATCGAGCATTTCCAAATCATTATCTTCATCACCGAAAGCGATTATCCTGTTTTGAGGAATTTCCAGATAGTTGGATACCCGTTTTAGACCCACGGCTTTACTTAACCCGCTCTTAATGATTTCGATGATATGAAAAGGCTCTGCCCAGCGGCGATGATCGACCAATTCTGCATGGACATCGGATAAATGCTGGCGAATCTGGCCTACAAATTCACTATCTGTATGAATTAGCATCGAAGTTGGGGAATCCTGAAGGAAATTGCGCAAGTCACCCGTCTTCATGTTGGGGTTTCCTACATTGAACATGTCCATCAACTTTTCATCATGATAATGGACATAAACGTCATCACGGACTTCGGCGATGATGTTGTGATATTGAAAATGATCGCACGCTTCAACAATCTCTTTCGCAACATTTATATCCAATGGGGAGTGATACAGCCCCCAGCTTGTCAGCAATGGGTGATGGACGAAAGCGCCATTGAAATTAACGATGGGTGTAGTCAATCCCAATTCCCGGTAATAAAGTTCACTTGAGCGAAAGGGACGACCGGTGGCGATCATAACTTCATGCCCATCTTTTTTTAGTTTCAGTAGTGTTTGTTTAGTCCTTGGAGAAATTGTTTTTTTATCTGTAAGTAAAGTACCATCAAGATCCAAGACGATTAAATGTTTCTCAGTCATGTAAACACCTTCTGTTCTTTTTATTTCATTATATGCGAATATTGTTAAGGCTATTTTAAAGTAAATGTAAATCTTTTTCATTCTTTATGCATTCCTGTATGATATTACTATATGCAGGATTATAATACTTAAAGCGAAGTATAGGTTTAAAGGAATGGAATGAGGAAACCTAAGCCTTTTTGAGAAGGTAGTGAAACTTCTTTTAGGTAAAGATCGTAACAAAGCATCCGGAGGGGTTAAATTGATAATAATTGAAAATGAGCAAATTGGACATATTCCTGTATTACACTTAAGTGAGCAAACCACTTTCCATCAGGAATTGCCGCTTATTATTTTTATACATGGTTATCAAAGTGCAAAGGAACACAATCTTCACTATGCTTATTTATTGGCTGAGAAGGGGTTTCGTGTTCTTCTTCCCGATGTAATTCATCATGGGAAAAGGGGAGCTGGTTTGAGTGATTCTCAAATGATGCCCCGGTTTTGGGAAATGGTTTTACAAACCATCCAGGATATATCTTTGATGAAGGATGATTTATTATCCAGAAAATTAATTGATCCTGACAGAATTGGTGTAGCGGGTACCTCCATGGG
Protein-coding sequences here:
- a CDS encoding YajQ family cyclic di-GMP-binding protein; the encoded protein is MAKENSFDIVSKVDFSEVTNAVTMAMKEIKTRYDFKGSISSITIEKEDLVLVSDDEYKLDQLKDVLIGKLIKRDVPIKNLDYGKLEGASGGTVRQRAKLIQGIDKEQAKKINTIIKNSGLKVKSQIQDDQIRVTGKNRDDLQGIISAIRGADLSIDVQFLNYR
- a CDS encoding DUF3941 domain-containing protein, translated to MSKTTDNNKRPKDNQAINAEKNSAFQENLAAGKHSYSKKTDHK
- a CDS encoding DegV family protein, which encodes MAITILADSACDLPLSFYKENNVSLIPLQVHLDGRNYEDLLTINSHEVYQAMIEGKAPKTSQASPEYFIELFTQFAKEKKQGIYIAFSSELSGTYQTAVMILNQVKEEYPDLDIEIVNTKCASMGVGLIVKKAADLAANGASKEEILADIELRTRHMEHLFTVDNLEYLARGGRISKTSALVGGLLNIKPLLHVEDGKLVPLEKIRGKKKLIKRVIELMHERGKNLTTQTIAISHGDDEATALEWKEAIQNEFGTTDFMIHTIGSVIGAHAGPGTIALFFLNDTPEKS
- a CDS encoding YitT family protein, giving the protein MYSGEMKKIIIVVVGALLNAIAMNFFLIPANVYASGFTGVAQLLSRMIGSFAPFDVSTGILLLLLNVPVTIIAWRKVGKSFTFYSFLSVVLMSFFMEIIPITRWSPDILLNAVFGGVIAAVGVGITLKYGASTGGMDIIAMLLSRKKDKPVGTYLFLLNGVIIVTAGAVYGPEKALYTLVTLYTSTRVVDAIHTRHEKLTAMIITKKSEELKQAIHAQLVRGITRIPAKGAFTNENKEMLLIVITRYELYDLEKIIKEVDPHAFTNIMETSGIVGTFRRE
- a CDS encoding DUF3813 domain-containing protein, which codes for MGNKLFQKAREFVEEALHSEHDGDQHKTEDVAKNALSSAFANTTEAEKEQLRELQDDLENHSK
- a CDS encoding Cof-type HAD-IIB family hydrolase, whose translation is MTEKHLIVLDLDGTLLTDKKTISPRTKQTLLKLKKDGHEVMIATGRPFRSSELYYRELGLTTPIVNFNGAFVHHPLLTSWGLYHSPLDINVAKEIVEACDHFQYHNIIAEVRDDVYVHYHDEKLMDMFNVGNPNMKTGDLRNFLQDSPTSMLIHTDSEFVGQIRQHLSDVHAELVDHRRWAEPFHIIEIIKSGLSKAVGLKRVSNYLEIPQNRIIAFGDEDNDLEMLDYAGTGVAMGNAISPVKTVANTTTLTNEEDGIAVFLEEKFNIKP